CGGGCGAGGACGGCGCGAAGCCACCCGCGGTGTCCGCCCGCCTCCTGACGACACTCCCCGTCCGCTAGGCCAGACACACATCCCTGCTCACCGCTCACCGAGGAGCACCGCACGATGTCCGCCTTCCACCGCCCGCCCGAGTGGCAGCAGTCCGCAGACCGGCACACCCAGCTGATCGACCCGGTGCTCACCGTGCGCCAGCTGTCGCGCTTCGAGCTCTCCCTGAAGTCGACGGTCCGCATCGACCACGCGCTCGTCTTCTCGACCGCCAAGGGCGGCTACGAGGCCTACCTCCCGCCCCGCCGACCGACGCGCAGCGACATCGCGGCGCGGCACTACACCGCGGTGTACGAGGTCGACATGGGCGTGCATCCCTTCTCCGGCACGCTCACGCTCCCCAGTGACAACGACGCGTTCGAGTTCTCGGCCGAGCTCGACCTGTCCTGGCAGGTCATCGACCCGGCCCGGTTCGTGGGCAGCGGCCACCGGGACGTACCGGGCCTGCTCATCGGCGAACTCCAGCGCGCGGCCCGCCCGGTGAGCCGGCGCTTTCCGATCGCGGACAGCGCGGCGGCGGAGGGGGAGCTCCTCCAGGCGATCAACGTCCTGGGCCCGCTGGGCGCCCCCGCGGGCCTCCAGACCACCTGGACCCTGCGGCTGCGCCGCGACCAGGAGAACATCGACCACCAGCGCCGCCTCCAGGCGATCGACCACTCGGCGACCGAGCAGGTACGAGTGGCCCAGCGCGGCTCCGAGATCGACGTGGAGGTGGACCGCCGCAACCGCGCGCAGGACGCCCTCCAGATCGAGCGCTCGATGTCGTACGGCGCCCAGCAGCAGCACCTGGCTCTCCAGCAGCAGCGCTGGGACTACGAGCAGGCGGCCCTGCAGAGCAGCCAGCAGCACCAGCTGTCCATCCAACAGGGCTACCAGGAACTGGAGTTGCAGCAGATAGAGGCGAAGAAGATCGCCTTCTACCAGTACCACCTGCAACAGGGCGGCGTGCAGGCCTGGGCCCTCCACCTGTCCCAGCACCCCGAGGACTCCCGCCTTGTCATGACGAGTATGCGCGAGGACCAACTCCGCATGATCCAGGCCCAGATGGACCTGGTGAAGGACCTGCTGCACGGCGACACGGCGGAGAAGTTCGAGCTGGAGGGCCCCAAACAACTGGCCCTGCGCACAGTGAGCGACATCCTCAACCAGCGCCTCCCGGGCGTCCCCCAGACACCTCCCCCGCTCCCGGACGGCGACCCGGCCCCGGGCGACCCGTACGCCGGGTACGGCCAAGGCGCCCCGGGGGCACCGGCGCAGCCGGGGTACGGCCAGGCAGTCCCCGGGATGCCGGCGCAGCCGGGGTTCGTTCCCGGCCAACTCGACTCCTCGTACGCGCAACCCGGCCGCCCCGTCTCCGACCCCGCCGACCAGCCCCCGAGCGGCGCGCCCCAGGCTCAGGCCGCCCAGCCGGTGACGCCTCCGACCGCCGCGCCCGGCCAGACGCCCAGCGCCCCCGCCTGGGGCCCCCAGTCGCCGACCGGCCCGTATCCGGGCGCTCCGCAGCCGCCCGCGCCCGCCCCGGGCTCCGCAGGCCCCTACGGAGCCACCCCCGGCCCCACCGGCTTCCCCGGCTACACCCCGCCCACTCCCCCGCCGTACCAGCAGCCGTACACCGCTCCACAGCCGCCGGGCGCCTACGGAACTCCGGCCGCCCCCGCCTGGCAGCCACCTCCGGGCTACGGCAGCACCCCGACCCTCCCCGGCCAGCAGAACGCGGCGGCGGCGGACGGGCCGGCCGAGGGCCCCGACGACGCGGCCAAGGAGGACAGGGCGGGCAGCGGCACATGACGACGCTCGACCCCCGCCCCACCCCGGCACCGCCCCCGCCAGCCACTCCCGGCGGCCCGGCCGACCCCACCCAGCTCTGCGAACGCCTCCTCGCGGACCTCCGTACCGAGATCGCCCGCGCCGACAGCAAGGCATCCGTCCTGGTCGCCGCGCTGGGGATGACCGCCGGTGTGTTCAGCGGACTGCTCGCCGGGCGGAACTGGAACCCGGCCGCGCTCAGCACGTTCGGCACCGTCGTCTGGAGTGCCGGGGCAGGGTCCCTGGTGCTGTCCCTGTTCTCGCTGCTCCTCGCCGTGCTGCCCCGCTACCGCTCCGAACCGTGGGCGCCGGGCCAGCCGCTCTCCTACTTCGGCGACATCCAACAGGCCGTACGGCTCGGCGGGTTGGAGGCAGCGCTCGCCGACACCCTGCGCGACCCCACGGCAGCGCTCACCTCGGCGCTCACCGAGACGAGCCGTATCGCCGCACGCAAGCACCAGTGGATCCGTACCGGCCTGATCTCCTTCTGCACCGGCACGCTCCTCCTTCCCGCCTCACTGCTCATCGGCTGAACACACCGGGCCGGACCGCTCAGTCACCGTCCCCGCACGTGAAGGAAGACCATGACCCAACCACCACCGGACCACCCCGAGCCCTCCGAATACCCCCTGTTCCCGCCGACGTACCCCGAGCAGCAAACACCCCACCCCTCACCCCAGCCGCCCTACCCCGGCCAACCCGCACCCCCGTACCCCCAGGCCACCCAACCCCCACCCCGCTACCCGGACCCGGCCAAGCCCCCCCAGAACCCGAACACGACCCAGCGCCCCGACCACCCGGACTTCACCGAACCCCCGGCCTACCCGGACGCGACCCCGCGATCCCAGCACCCGAACACCCCTCAGCGCCCCGACCACCCGGACTTCGCCGAACCCCCGGCCTACCCGGACGCGCCCCGACAATCCCAGCACCCCGACACCACCCAGCACCCGACCTACCCCGGCACACCCCGACAGCCCCCGCACGCTGACGCGGCCCGGCGACGGCCCCAGAGCCCCCACACAACCCAGCCTCCGACCTACCCGGGCTTCACCGAACCCCCGGCCTACCCGGACGCGACCCCGCGATCCCCACACACGAACACCGCCCAGCGCCCCGATCACCCCGGCTTCGCCGAACCTCCGACCTACCCCGGCGCGCCCCAGCAGTCCCCCCACCCGGACTCGACCCAGCGGTCCAACTACCCGGGCTTCGCCGAACCCCCGGCCTACCCGGACGCGCCCCGACAATCCCAGCATCCCGACACCACCCAGCCCCCGACCTACCCCGGCGCACCCCAGCAGCCCTCGCACGCGGATGCCGCCCAACCCCCGGCCTACCCCGGCGCACCCCAGCAGCCCTCGCACGCGGATGCCGCCCAACCCCCGGCCTACCCCGGCGCACCCCAGCAACCCCAACACCCGAACGCCGCCCAACCCCCGACCTACCCGGGTGCGGCCCCGACCCCGCCCCCCGCCTACCCGGGCGCCGCTCCCGCCCAGCCCCCGCCCTACCCCCAGGCCACCGCCCAGCCCATCCCCCCGCAGTACGCGCCCCCTCAGCAACCCCCGACCACATCCGCGCCGCCCGCTCCTCCCACCCAGCACCCCCACCACATCTCCACCGACCGCCAGCGCGTCCACATCTCCGCCCACCAGCGCCGTACCGACGCCACCGCCGTGGGCAACCTCCTCCTCTACCTCCCGAACTTCCTCTGCAGCCTCCTCGTCGTCAGCATGTTCTCCCTCTTCTTCGGCGACCTCGCGTTCCTCGTGATCATCGCCTGGATAGTGAGCGGCGCACTCGTCTTCCACCGGCCCAGCGAAAGCGCCCTCGCGCGCCGTTTGCTCCATCTGCGCTACCCCACGCCGCAAGAACGAGCCAAACTCGAACCGGTCTGGCGCGAGGTCACCGCCCGCGCGGGTGTCGAGGGCCGCAACTACGAACTCTGGGTCGAGGACAGCGACGGCCTGAACGCGGTCGCCGCCGCCGGCCACATCGTCGGTGTCACCCGCTTCGCCATGAACGAGCTGCCCAACGGCGAACTCGCCGCCGTCATGGCACACGAGCTGGGCCACCACGTCGGCGGCCACGCCTGGTCAGGGCTCCTCGGCTACTGGTACGCGCAGCCCGGCCGTATCGCCTGGCGCTTCCTGCGCGCGTTCTCGGGGTTCGTCTTCAAGGTGTCCCGCGCCTTCTCCTGCTTCGGCGTCGGCTTCGTCGTACTCGTCCTCGGCAGCATCGCCATGGCGACCATCAGCACGCTGTACGGCCTGCCCCTGCTGGTCCTGGCGGTGCCGTACGCCCTGGCCGCGGTCGGCCGCCGCGCCGAACTCCGCGCCGACGAACACGCGGCGGCCCTCGGCTTCGCCCCGATGCTGGCCTCCGTACTCGGCAAGCTCCATCAGGAGGAGCAGCGGCAGACGGCCGCGCTCGCCGCGCTCAACAACGGTGTGGCGCCGGAGGAGAGTCCCCTGAGCAAGCTGCTCTCCTCGCACCCGGACTACCACACCCGGCTGCACCACCTGCAGCCGTACCTCCAGCAGCAACGCTGAGACAGGACACGCCGAAGGGCGGCCACCCCGCAACCGGGGTGACCGCCCTTCGTACTGCCAAGCAACTACCGACTACCGCTTACCAACTACTGCCTACTGGTTGTAGGGCCCGTAGTCGTAGTCCTCCAGCGGAACGGCCTGGCCGGAGCCCGTGCCGAACGGCGAGTAGTCGATGTCGTCGTAGCCGACGGCCGAGTACATCGCGGCCTTGGCCTCCTCGGTCGGCTCCACCCGGATGTTGCGGTAGCGGGACAGACCCGTACCGGCCGGGATGAGCTTACCGATGATGACGTTCTCCTTGAGGCCGATGAGGCTGTCGGACTTGGCGTTGATCGCCGCGTCCGTCAGCACTCGGGTCGTCTCCTGGAAGGAGGCGGCCGACAGCCAGGATTCCGTCGCCAGCGAGGCCTTGGTGATACCCATCAGCTGCGGACGGCCGGAGGCCGGGTGGCCGCCTTCCTGGACCACACGACGGTTCTCGGTCTCGAACTTGCCACGCTCGACCAGCTCACCGGGCAGCAGCTCGGCGTCGCCGGACTCGATGATCGTCACACGGCGGAGCATCTGCCGGATGATGATCTCGATGTGCTTGTCGTGGATCGACACACCCTGCGAGTTGTAGACCTTCTGGACCTCGCCGACCAGGTGGACCTGGACCGCGCGCTGACCGAGGATCCGCAGCACGTCGTGCGGGTTGGTGGCACCGAAGGTGAGCTTCTGGCCCACCTCGACGTGGTCACCCTCACGCACCATGACCTTGGCGCGCTTCGAGATCGGGAACGCCGTCTCGTCGCTGCCGTCGTCCGGGGTGATGACGATCTTCTTGGTCTTCTCGGTCTCCTCGATACGGACGCGGCCGGCCGCCTCCGAGATCGGGGCGACACCCTTGGGCGTACGAGCCTCGAAGAGCTCGACGACACGGGGCAGACCCTGGGTGATGTCGTCACCGGCCACACCACCGGTGTGGAAGGTACGCATCGTCAGCTGGGTACCGGGCTCACCGATGGACTGGGCGGCGATGATGCCGACCGCCTCACCGATGTCGACCAGCTTGCCGGTGGCCAGCGAACGGCCGTAGCACATGGCGCAGGTGCCGACGGCGGACTCGCAGGTCAGGACCGAGCGGGTCTTGACCTCCTCGACGCCGTGCCTGACCAGCTCGTCGATGAGGACGTCACCGAGGTCGGTGTTGGCCGGGGCCAGCACACGTCCGTCGAGGGTGATGTCCTCGGCCAGCGCACGGGCGTACACCGACGTCTCGACGTTCTCGGTCTTGCGCAGCACACCGGCTTCGTCACGCTCGGCGATCGCCAGCTTGAGGCCGCGGTCGGTGCCGCAGTCCTCCTCGCGGATGATGACGTCCTGCGAGACGTCCACCAGACGACGGGTGAGGTAACCCGAGTCGGCGGTACGCAGGGCGGTGTCCGCGAGACCCTTACGGGCACCGTGGGTGGAGATGAAGTACTCCAGCACCGACAGGCCCTCACGGAAGGACGCCTTGATCGGACGCGGGATCGTCTCGTTCTTCGCGTTCGACACCAGACCACGCATACCGGCGATCTGACGCATCTGCATCATGTTTCCTCGGGCACCCGAGTCAACCATCATGAAGATGGGGTTCGTCTTGGGGAAGTTCGCGTTCATCGCCTCGGCAACCTCGTTGGTCGCCTTGGTCCAGATCGCGATGAGCTCCTGCGTGCGCTCGTCCTTGGTGATCAGACCGCGCTCGTACTGCTTCTGGACCTTCTCGTCCAGCTCCTCGTAGCCCCTGACGATGGCCTTCTTGGCCTCGGGCACGACGACGTCGGAGATGGCCACGGTGACACCGGAGCGCGTGCCCCAGTAGAAGCCCGCCGCCTTCAGGTTGTCGAGCGTCGCCGCCACGATGACCTTGGGGTAGCGCTCAGCGAGGTCGTTGACGATCTCGCCGAGCTGCTTCTTGCCCACCGAGTAGTCGACGAACGGGTAGTCCTCGGGCAGCAGCTCGTTGAAGAGCGCGCGGCCCAGGGTGGTACGCAGGCGGAACGTGTCCCCCTGCTGCCACTCGGGCTCGTTCTCCTCACGGGCCGGCGGGGTCCAGCCGCGCGGCGGGATGGTGCCCACCGGGAAGCGGATGTCGATCGCCGACTGCAGCGCGAGCTCACCGTTGTCGAACGCCATGGTCGCCTCGGCCGTGGAGCCGAACGCACGGCCCTCGCCCTTGACGTCACGCAGTTCACCGTCGGTGGTGAGGAAGAACAGACCGAGGACCATGTCCTGGGTCGGCATCGTCACCGGACGGCCGTCGGCGGGCTTGAGGATGTTGTTCGAGGACAGCATCAGGATGCGGGCCTCGGCCTGCGCCTCCGCGGAGAGCGGCAGGTGGACGGCCATCTGGTCACCGTCGAAGTCCGCGTTGAACGCGGTGCAGACGAGCGGGTGGATCTGGATGGCCTTGCCCTCGACGAGCTGCGGCTCGAAGGCCTGGATGCCGAGGCGGTGCAGCGTGGGCGCACGGTTCAGCAGCACCGGGTGCTCGGCGATGACCTCTTCGAGGACGTCGTACACGACGGTGCGGCCGCGCTCGACCATGCGCTTGGCGCTCTTGATGTTCTGCGCGTGGTTCAGGTCGACCAGGCGCTTCATCACGAACGGCTTGAAGAGCTCCAGCGCCATCGCCTTCGGCAGACCGCACTGGTGCAGCTTCAGCTGCGGACCGACGACGATCACGGAACGCGCGGAGTAGTCCACACGCTTGCCGAGCAGGTTCTGACGGAATCGACCCTGCTTGCCCTTCAGCATGTCGCTGAGGGACTTCAGCGGGCGGTTACCGGGACCGGTGACCGGACGGCCACGACGACCGTTGTCGAACAGCGCGTCGACGGCCTCCTGGAGCATGCGCTTCTCGTTGTTCACGATGATCTCGGGAGCACCGAGGTCGAGAAGCCGCTTCAGACGGTTGTTCCGGTTGATCACACGGCGGTACAGGTCGTTCAGGTCGGAGGTCGCGAAGCGGCCACCGTCCAGCTGCACCATCGGGCGAAGGTCCGGCGGGATGACCGGGACGCAGTCGAGGACCATGCCCTTGGGGCTGTTGGAGGTCTGCAGGAAGGCAGACACGACCTTCAGCCGCTTCAGGGCGCGGGTCTTCTTCTGGCCCTTGCCGGTACGGATGATCTCGCGGAGGCGCTCGGCCTCCTCCTCCAGGTCGAAGGACTCCAGGCGCTTCTGCAGCGCCGCGGCACCCATCGAACCGTCGAAGTAGGTCCCGAAGCGGTCGCGCAGCTCGCGGTAGAGCAGCTCGTCGCCCTCCAGGTCCTGGACCTTGAGGTTCTTGAACCGGGTCCACACCTCGTCGAGACGGTCGATCTCGCGCTGCGAACGGTCCCGCAGCTGCTTCA
This genomic interval from Streptomyces sp. B21-083 contains the following:
- a CDS encoding Pycsar system effector family protein, translating into MTTLDPRPTPAPPPPATPGGPADPTQLCERLLADLRTEIARADSKASVLVAALGMTAGVFSGLLAGRNWNPAALSTFGTVVWSAGAGSLVLSLFSLLLAVLPRYRSEPWAPGQPLSYFGDIQQAVRLGGLEAALADTLRDPTAALTSALTETSRIAARKHQWIRTGLISFCTGTLLLPASLLIG
- a CDS encoding M48 family metalloprotease — protein: MTQPPPDHPEPSEYPLFPPTYPEQQTPHPSPQPPYPGQPAPPYPQATQPPPRYPDPAKPPQNPNTTQRPDHPDFTEPPAYPDATPRSQHPNTPQRPDHPDFAEPPAYPDAPRQSQHPDTTQHPTYPGTPRQPPHADAARRRPQSPHTTQPPTYPGFTEPPAYPDATPRSPHTNTAQRPDHPGFAEPPTYPGAPQQSPHPDSTQRSNYPGFAEPPAYPDAPRQSQHPDTTQPPTYPGAPQQPSHADAAQPPAYPGAPQQPSHADAAQPPAYPGAPQQPQHPNAAQPPTYPGAAPTPPPAYPGAAPAQPPPYPQATAQPIPPQYAPPQQPPTTSAPPAPPTQHPHHISTDRQRVHISAHQRRTDATAVGNLLLYLPNFLCSLLVVSMFSLFFGDLAFLVIIAWIVSGALVFHRPSESALARRLLHLRYPTPQERAKLEPVWREVTARAGVEGRNYELWVEDSDGLNAVAAAGHIVGVTRFAMNELPNGELAAVMAHELGHHVGGHAWSGLLGYWYAQPGRIAWRFLRAFSGFVFKVSRAFSCFGVGFVVLVLGSIAMATISTLYGLPLLVLAVPYALAAVGRRAELRADEHAAALGFAPMLASVLGKLHQEEQRQTAALAALNNGVAPEESPLSKLLSSHPDYHTRLHHLQPYLQQQR
- a CDS encoding DNA-directed RNA polymerase subunit beta', with product MLDVNFFDELRIGLATADDIRQWSHGEVKKPETINYRTLKPEKDGLFCEKIFGPTRDWECYCGKYKRVRFKGIICERCGVEVTRAKVRRERMGHIELAAPVTHIWYFKGVPSRLGYLLDLAPKDLEKVIYFAAYMITYVDDERRTRDLPSLEAHVSVERQQVENRRDSDLEARAKKLESDLGELEAEGAKADVRRKVREGAEREMKQLRDRSQREIDRLDEVWTRFKNLKVQDLEGDELLYRELRDRFGTYFDGSMGAAALQKRLESFDLEEEAERLREIIRTGKGQKKTRALKRLKVVSAFLQTSNSPKGMVLDCVPVIPPDLRPMVQLDGGRFATSDLNDLYRRVINRNNRLKRLLDLGAPEIIVNNEKRMLQEAVDALFDNGRRGRPVTGPGNRPLKSLSDMLKGKQGRFRQNLLGKRVDYSARSVIVVGPQLKLHQCGLPKAMALELFKPFVMKRLVDLNHAQNIKSAKRMVERGRTVVYDVLEEVIAEHPVLLNRAPTLHRLGIQAFEPQLVEGKAIQIHPLVCTAFNADFDGDQMAVHLPLSAEAQAEARILMLSSNNILKPADGRPVTMPTQDMVLGLFFLTTDGELRDVKGEGRAFGSTAEATMAFDNGELALQSAIDIRFPVGTIPPRGWTPPAREENEPEWQQGDTFRLRTTLGRALFNELLPEDYPFVDYSVGKKQLGEIVNDLAERYPKVIVAATLDNLKAAGFYWGTRSGVTVAISDVVVPEAKKAIVRGYEELDEKVQKQYERGLITKDERTQELIAIWTKATNEVAEAMNANFPKTNPIFMMVDSGARGNMMQMRQIAGMRGLVSNAKNETIPRPIKASFREGLSVLEYFISTHGARKGLADTALRTADSGYLTRRLVDVSQDVIIREEDCGTDRGLKLAIAERDEAGVLRKTENVETSVYARALAEDITLDGRVLAPANTDLGDVLIDELVRHGVEEVKTRSVLTCESAVGTCAMCYGRSLATGKLVDIGEAVGIIAAQSIGEPGTQLTMRTFHTGGVAGDDITQGLPRVVELFEARTPKGVAPISEAAGRVRIEETEKTKKIVITPDDGSDETAFPISKRAKVMVREGDHVEVGQKLTFGATNPHDVLRILGQRAVQVHLVGEVQKVYNSQGVSIHDKHIEIIIRQMLRRVTIIESGDAELLPGELVERGKFETENRRVVQEGGHPASGRPQLMGITKASLATESWLSAASFQETTRVLTDAAINAKSDSLIGLKENVIIGKLIPAGTGLSRYRNIRVEPTEEAKAAMYSAVGYDDIDYSPFGTGSGQAVPLEDYDYGPYNQ